One Kitasatospora sp. NBC_01266 genomic window carries:
- a CDS encoding chaplin, whose protein sequence is MATGSVLASTAGYAYASADADGAAAGSPGVGSGNTVQVPVEAPINVCGNTVDVVGLLNPAYGNHCGNASAPGSQPGGGRQSGQQGGGQQGGGQSGSGTQSGPGTPQGSWPGSPSMPGMPGMPPLTGNPGGPGVNQPTGGDTGSTGSNSGNGSHTGTAGSSASGAGSHSPGVASGNTGQVPVDVPVNLCGNSGNVIGLLNPVMGNDCANHEVAPVTPIVTPTPCPQPPTPIQPPPAQAGPGGTIRTGVPAAAVPVSAPVAPAAVSAPARVSQLAFTGADGLDVIAPAGLALLIAGGVLYRRSRTAA, encoded by the coding sequence GTGGCCACCGGCAGCGTGCTGGCCTCCACTGCGGGTTATGCGTACGCGAGTGCGGACGCGGACGGTGCGGCGGCAGGCTCCCCGGGGGTCGGCTCCGGCAACACCGTGCAGGTGCCGGTGGAGGCGCCGATCAATGTGTGTGGCAACACGGTCGATGTGGTCGGGCTGCTGAACCCGGCCTACGGGAACCACTGCGGGAACGCCTCGGCGCCCGGCAGCCAGCCCGGCGGCGGTCGCCAGAGCGGTCAGCAGGGCGGTGGCCAGCAGGGCGGCGGTCAGAGCGGGTCGGGGACACAGAGCGGCCCGGGAACGCCCCAGGGTTCCTGGCCGGGCAGCCCTTCGATGCCGGGGATGCCGGGGATGCCCCCGCTGACCGGTAACCCCGGCGGCCCGGGCGTCAACCAGCCCACCGGCGGTGACACCGGCAGCACCGGTAGCAACAGCGGCAACGGCAGCCACACCGGCACCGCCGGCAGCTCCGCGTCCGGTGCCGGCTCGCACTCGCCCGGTGTGGCCTCCGGCAACACGGGCCAGGTCCCTGTCGACGTCCCGGTGAACCTCTGCGGCAACTCGGGCAACGTCATCGGCCTGCTCAACCCGGTCATGGGCAACGACTGCGCCAACCACGAGGTCGCGCCGGTCACCCCGATCGTCACGCCGACGCCCTGCCCGCAGCCTCCGACGCCGATCCAGCCGCCACCCGCCCAGGCGGGGCCTGGTGGCACCATCCGCACGGGTGTGCCGGCGGCGGCCGTGCCGGTGTCGGCACCGGTCGCCCCGGCGGCCGTGAGTGCGCCTGCCCGGGTCAGTCAGCTCGCCTTCACGGGCGCGGACGGCCTCGACGTGATCGCGCCGGCCGGGCTCGCGCTGCTGATCGCGGGCGGGGTGCTCTACCGGCGCTCGCGCACGGCGGCCTGA
- a CDS encoding chaplin translates to MNAKKIAVVTAAAGGLMLAGAGAANATAGAEGAAVHSPGVVSGNVVQVPVHVPVNVCGNTISVIGLLNPAFGDTCFNS, encoded by the coding sequence ATGAACGCCAAGAAGATCGCGGTTGTCACGGCTGCGGCCGGTGGGCTGATGCTGGCCGGTGCGGGTGCCGCCAACGCGACCGCCGGCGCCGAGGGTGCCGCGGTGCACTCGCCCGGTGTTGTGTCGGGCAACGTCGTCCAGGTTCCGGTGCACGTCCCGGTCAACGTCTGCGGCAACACGATCAGCGTGATCGGCCTGCTGAACCCGGCGTTCGGCGACACCTGCTTCAACAGCTGA
- a CDS encoding M20/M25/M40 family metallo-hydrolase, giving the protein MSEANAERAGGSRVTGESEVVDICRDLIRIDTSNYGDGSGPGERAAAEYVAEQLAEFGLEPKIIESAKGRASTVVRIEGEDRSRPGLLIHGHTDVVPANADDWTHHPFSGEVADGCVWGRGAVDMKDMDAMTLAVVRDRLRTGRKPPRDLVLAFLADEEAGGTYGARYLVDKHPDLFEGVTEAIGEVGGFSFTVNDKARLYLIETAEKGMHWMRLTVEGRAGHGSMMNDDNAITELCEAVARLGRHEFPLRITKTVRSFLDELSDALGVPLDPENMDETLRVLGGIAKMIGTTLRNTAQPTMLGAGYKVNVIPGQATAHVDGRFLPGYEEEFLAELDSVLGPRVKRESLHSDKAIETSFDGALVEAMQSALRAEDPIARAVPYCLSGGTDAKSFQDLGIRCFGFAPLQLPPELDFAGMFHGVDERVPVDGLKFGVRVLDRFLDAC; this is encoded by the coding sequence GTGAGCGAGGCGAATGCGGAGCGCGCCGGCGGGTCGCGGGTGACGGGGGAGTCGGAGGTGGTCGACATCTGTCGTGACCTGATCCGGATCGACACCAGCAACTACGGGGACGGATCGGGGCCTGGCGAGCGGGCCGCGGCCGAGTACGTGGCGGAGCAGCTGGCCGAGTTCGGGCTGGAGCCGAAGATCATCGAGTCGGCCAAGGGCCGGGCCTCGACCGTGGTGCGGATCGAGGGTGAGGACCGGTCGCGGCCGGGGCTGCTGATCCACGGGCACACCGACGTGGTGCCGGCCAACGCCGACGACTGGACGCACCACCCGTTCTCCGGCGAGGTCGCGGACGGTTGCGTCTGGGGCCGTGGCGCGGTGGACATGAAGGACATGGACGCCATGACGCTGGCGGTCGTCCGCGACCGGCTGCGGACCGGGCGCAAGCCTCCGCGTGACCTGGTGCTCGCGTTCCTCGCGGACGAGGAGGCGGGCGGCACCTACGGCGCGCGGTACCTGGTGGACAAGCACCCGGATCTGTTCGAGGGCGTGACCGAGGCGATCGGCGAGGTCGGCGGGTTCTCGTTCACCGTCAACGACAAGGCGCGGCTCTACCTGATCGAGACGGCCGAGAAGGGCATGCACTGGATGCGGCTCACGGTCGAGGGCCGGGCCGGGCACGGCTCGATGATGAACGACGACAACGCCATCACCGAGCTGTGCGAGGCGGTGGCCCGGCTCGGGCGGCACGAGTTCCCGCTGCGGATCACCAAGACGGTCCGATCCTTCCTGGACGAGCTCTCGGACGCGCTCGGCGTGCCGCTCGACCCGGAGAACATGGACGAGACCCTCCGCGTCCTCGGCGGCATCGCCAAGATGATCGGCACCACGCTGCGCAACACCGCGCAGCCGACCATGCTCGGTGCCGGGTACAAGGTGAACGTGATTCCGGGGCAGGCCACGGCGCACGTGGACGGGCGGTTCCTGCCGGGGTACGAGGAGGAGTTCCTGGCCGAGCTGGACAGCGTGCTCGGCCCGCGGGTGAAGCGCGAGAGCCTGCACTCCGACAAGGCGATCGAGACCAGTTTCGACGGCGCACTGGTGGAGGCGATGCAGTCGGCGCTGCGGGCCGAGGACCCGATCGCCCGGGCGGTGCCGTACTGCCTGTCGGGCGGGACGGACGCGAAGTCGTTCCAGGACCTCGGGATCCGCTGCTTCGGCTTCGCGCCGCTGCAGCTGCCGCCGGAGCTGGACTTCGCCGGGATGTTCCACGGGGTGGACGAGCGGGTGCCGGTCGACGGACTGAAGTTCGGGGTCCGGGTGCTGGACCGGTTCCTCGACGCCTGCTGA